From the genome of Loxodonta africana isolate mLoxAfr1 chromosome 4, mLoxAfr1.hap2, whole genome shotgun sequence:
taaaactacgatgagattccatctcacaccagcaaggctggcattaatccaaaaaacacaaaataataaatgttggagaggctgcggagagattggaactctcatacactgctggtgggaatgtaaaatggtacaaccactttggaaatctatctggcgttatcttaaacagttagaaatagaactaccatacaacccagaaatcccactcctgggaatataccctagagatccaagagccttcatacaaataggtatatgcacacccatgtttattgcagctctgttttcaatagcaaaaagttggaagcaaccaaggtgtccatcaacggatgaatgggtaaataaattgtggtatattcacacaatggaatactacgcatcgataaagaacagtgacgaatctctgaaacatttcataacatggaggaacctggaaggcattatgctgagcgaaattagtcagaggcaaaaggacaaatattgtataagaccactattataagatcttgagaaatagtaaacctgagaagaacacatacttttgtggttacgaggggggggagggagggagggtgggagaggttttttttgttgattaatcagtagataagaactgctttaggtgaagggaaaaacaacactcaatacatggaaggtcagctcaattggactggaccaaaagcaaagaagtttccgggataaaatgaatgcttcaaaggtcagcggagcaagtgtgggggtctggggaacatggtttgcggggacttctaagtcaattggcaaaataattctattatgaaatcattctgcatcccactttgaaatgtggcgtctggggtcttaaatgctaacaagcggccatctaagatgcatgacttggtctcaaaccacctggagcaaaggaaaatgaagaacaccaaggccacacgacaactaagagcccaagagacagaaagggccacatgaaccagagacctacatcatcctgagaccagaagaactagttggtgcccggccacaattgatgactgccctgacagggagcacagcagaggacccctgagggagcaggagatcagtgggatacagaccccaaattctcataaaaagaccaaacttaatggtctgactgcgactagaggaatcccggcggccatgctccccagaccttctgtgggcacaggacaggaaccatccccgaagacaactcatcagacatgaaagggactggtcagcgggtgggagagtgatgctgatgaagagtgagctaattatatcaggtggatacttgagattgtgttggcaactcttgtctggagaggggatgggaggatagagagagagggaagcaggcaaaattgtcaagaaaggagagactgaaagggctgactcaagagggggagagcaagtgggagtagggagtgagatgtatgtaaacttatatgtgacagactgattggatttgtaaacgttcacttgaagcttaataaaagttattaaaaaaaatactctatAAGGTAGACACTTATTATCCATATTAGAGTTGAGAAAAGTGACTCTTAGAAGGCTGAAGTAACTCTCCCCAAGTCACTCTGGTAGAAAGTTGAGAATCTGGGATTTGAACTAAAGTCTGTTTTTAACCACTATTTTGCATTGCCTTCCAGTTCATCACAGGTTTTGGTAGAAATGTAGAGTTGGGGGAACTTAGTGATTCAGGTGTGGCCACTTAAGAACATTTCCCTATCACTTTAAAGGTAGGTCAGTGAACTTGGAATAAATTGAAAGTCATTACGAACCTCTGGTTTAGTCATCAAAGAAAACCCAGACACTCAAAATGGCAGTgactttacataaaaaaaaaaaaaagacctcttattctaaataaaattatacattCTAATTATtctaaatataaattatacatTCTCCAATATTTCCCTTGGTTCTAGAAATTTGCTCTCATGATAAGACAACTCAATTTGCTCCTTAAATTCCTGAGACCTGCCATTCTGTTCAACAAATCACCACATTTAAAGCATATGAATGTACCAAATGATGTTCCCCAAACTGTACCCTGAACTATAGCCAACACCTAAAATGCATTTGAATATTACTAAACTATGTACAAGTACTCAGATTTCCAAAATGTCCTTAGTTCCTTTGAAGTTCAGGCCCTACCACCACCCATTCAAATTTAAGTTGACCTTGATAGAGTAGTCTATTCCTGGCTGGTTGCCAAGCCTCATAATTTGGGACATTCTATATATAAAAGTTTATTGATACtttatattctttttctctttatgaaACAGGTATCTATAATTTATGCTAAAAATTACAGCAAAGCTTTtgggaaaagttaaaaaaatggaGTTAGTTAATAGAATTTATCTTTCCTAGTCACTAAGAAAAGGAAGCAAAGATACgaaaataaaactacaataagaaaaaaaatcagaaactatCGAAGAAAAGGAGAAGAGGCAATCTCATGACCTTAACTTAAAAAGATGACAGCTAAAGAAAGAAACAGTAGTCTCTTTCTAGAAGAAAGTTTCTAACCTTGCCTCTAGAAACCTCTTCTAacattgttgctgggtgctgtctagtcgattctgactcatagcaaccctatgggacagagtagaactgccccatagtgtttccaagaaagcagactgccccagctttctctcttggagtggatggtgggtttgaaccaccaacctctcggatagcagctgagcacttaactactgtgccacagaGCTCCTTCTTCTAACCTTATTCTCTAGAAAATGGACATGTAAGTTGACAAAATCATGAGAATTTCAGCAATATTTTCCCATTTGGAGAAAAGTGACTGAGTGtacatcttttccttttttttttcctgttatgaaAAGATGGATGCTGTAATTGCTAGTAGTTGAAAGGTAAATGAAATAGGGGAGGAGAATCAAATCTTTTGACACGGAGATGGAAGCATAGTCTCCAGACTCCATGTTGAAGAACAAGGCCAATACTATGTTCCCCTCAAAACAATGCTGATACTGTCACTGCCTTTCTTAAAACATCTTTTCACTCACCAATGCCCAACTAACTCTGTAGTTTATGATAAAATACTTTCATGATCTGGGCTCTCTTTTTCATGCTAAATTCTTATCCTCCTCCTATCCCAAATCGGTGACATGTTTTGGCTCTTAAATTTCAAGTCTTTAGTGAACCGTTTTCTGGTTTTCTTAACAGAGTAAATTCTTTCCAATTGTTCTTTTTATGGATCTCATTTACCTCTCTCTAATAAAATTTAccatattgttttatttatttattgtaaatGTATCACACAAATCTATAGTTCATACGTTTTTCTTTCACACTAGACTGCAAGTTCTTTGAAATTAGGACACATGCATTTTGCATTTTTATCCTCAAGGATCAGTTCAGCATTTGAAGTATAGTAGAAACTCAGTACATATTTATTAAGTGAAACATATTTTTAATTGAAATGTATTCAGTTTTTAAATTAAACCTTCACAATTTTTTTGACAGTATCCTTGAAGGCTTGCTTCACTTGCTGATTTCTTAGAGTATAAACGAAGGGGTTCAACAAAGGGGTAACTGAAGTAATGAGCACAGCTATTCCTTTGTTGAAAGAACCTACCTCTTTTGCAGAGGGATTAATATACATAAACATGCAGCTGCCATAAGAGAGGGAGATGACgatcatgtgggaggaacaagtggaaAAGGTCTTTGTCCTTTGCTGGGCAGAAGGGATCCTCAGAATGGTCCTTATAATGTATGTGTAAGAAAGTGTCACCAGCACCAGGGTCACCACCAAAGTCACAACTGCCAAGAGGATGACCATCAGTTCTAAGACATTTGTGTCTGAGCAGGCGAGCTCCATGAGGGGTCCATAGTCACAATAATAGTGATTCAGAATATTGGTGACACAGAAATCCACGTGGCTCATCAGGATGATTGGGGGTAAGATGGTTAGGAATCCCCccagccaggagcagaacactAGTTGTATACAGATTCTGCTGCTCATGATGGTCAggtaatgcaggggtttgcagatggccacatagcggtcataggacatagAGGCCAGAAGGTAAAACTCTGTTGGCCCAAGGAATATAGCAAAAAAATACTGAGTCAAGCAGCCAGCAAAGCTGATGACTTTATTTCCTGTTGCCATGCtggtcagaaatctaggaataaaaatagaggtaaaggaaatttctaagaaggagaaattccggaggaagaaatacatgggcaTCTGGAGATGGGGGTCTAGTAAGGTGAGGGCGATGATGGTCAGATTCCCTATGACACTTAGCATGTAGGTGAGGAACAGAAAGATAAATATTACCACCTGGAGTTCAGGTTGATTTGTGAGGCCCAATAGGATAAACTCAGTAAATGTGGTCTGGTTTTTCATTGTTGACCTTCAGTAGATCTAAAAGGAAAAAGTGAGGTCAGTGATGACAACGGAAGAGTTTCTCAAAGGGGGAGAGATAAAGCTGATTGTAACCAACAGAATCAGGTCATGTTATTAATCTCCATCCAATTGGCCCATATCAGTATCCGTTTGGACTGGGCTTGACTCCTTGGAACCCCAAAGTCTTCTATGCAAGTGATCTTATTTCTAAACTCTTTGTAATTCCTCAAGTTGACATATTCCTGGGCACTTAACGAAATatattaaacccattgccttcgagttgattctaactcacagtgatcctacagaacagagtagtactgcccataggatttccaaggctgcagattttacagaagctgactgccacatgttttttccacagagctgttggtgggttcgaaccacagaacatttgattagcagctgagtgcttaaccactgtggtaccATTGCTCCTCACAAAATATATTACAGAATAAttactcaacaaaaaaaaaaaatttttctaacCTAATGGCTGCGGCTCAAACCTACCCactggtgccacagaagaaaggactccatttctccttttttccacattaatattgtgttgttgttaggtgccatggagtccattctgactcacagcgaccctatgtacaacagaatgaaatattgtctgctcctgtgccgtcctcacaatctttactatgcttgagcccatcgttgcagcaaCTGTATCAACCCAACTcactgaggggcttcctcttttattttttatttattgtacattagatgaagctttccagaacaaattagcttcagAAGAATGTTTTttagtctactcttttcttctGAAATGTTTAGGAAATCTCCACATTTAGATCACTTTAATTATTCGTCTCTACTACTTCTGTACTCTTGTTAGAAATATCTGTATCTGGTTCTGTTCTctgtgctttccttttttttctttcctttccctataCTATTTGATGTTTCACCTTATATGACTGTAGATCCTCATCTCCATTACTGTCCAAATGCCCAAATTTCCTGTTTCAGAAACCTGTAGGAACTTCCCTACACAGGTAATACTGAAGATCTTGATGTCATAAATTGATTTTTCCTATACCCCCActtcttttgtaaaataaatttGTAACATACTTTTAGGACTTCAAGATCTTTGGTTCAGTGCTATCTCATTTTATATTATAATGGATTAGGCTGTACACAGATTATGCTCAGGCATCACTAAATCATATTTATTTAGCATTTTCTTATATATTTCTTCACCACACTCAAAgttctccaggcactgatttgGGATATATCTTTGAGAATAGAGATCTTGAGAGATCCACCAACAGGATCT
Proteins encoded in this window:
- the LOC100662913 gene encoding olfactory receptor 6C4, giving the protein MKNQTTFTEFILLGLTNQPELQVVIFIFLFLTYMLSVIGNLTIIALTLLDPHLQMPMYFFLRNFSFLEISFTSIFIPRFLTSMATGNKVISFAGCLTQYFFAIFLGPTEFYLLASMSYDRYVAICKPLHYLTIMSSRICIQLVFCSWLGGFLTILPPIILMSHVDFCVTNILNHYYCDYGPLMELACSDTNVLELMVILLAVVTLVVTLVLVTLSYTYIIRTILRIPSAQQRTKTFSTCSSHMIVISLSYGSCMFMYINPSAKEVGSFNKGIAVLITSVTPLLNPFVYTLRNQQVKQAFKDTVKKIVKV